One stretch of Pseudomonas sp. NC02 DNA includes these proteins:
- a CDS encoding bifunctional diguanylate cyclase/phosphodiesterase, with product MPRLPTVLLLSLLTWTATAGALTLTDEERGWLADHQELRLGVDASWPPFEYRDEDGRYQGLAADYVRLMQDRLGVRIKLIEPVNWSAVLEQARNNQLDLLPGIMSTPERQGFLSFTRPYLDFPIVILAHEGGPQPRSLKDLYGLKVAVVENYAPHELLRTHHPDLNLVAMPNVSATLQALATDKVDAVVGDLASSVWSLRQLKLEGLYISGETPYRYQLAMGVPKDDKMLVGILDKVLADISPSETEAIQQRWVGNVIDHRTLWTDVLLYGLPAVLLLSIVLAVVIRINRRLSSEISRRVALEQELRSSEYHYRGLVESLSAIAWEASISDFTYSYVSPHAEELLGYPRAHWLIPGFWRNIIHPADLTRTESYCYAETRANRDHSVDYRVITADGRCLWVRDIVSLIEHGHEPVLRGLMIDISEAKRTEEALQLSEQKFASVFQQCPDILVIARLSDGCLMEVNKAFEDQIGLSAEAVVGKTATELNIWGIQGVGPGLLQRVQTTSIRNLEMPFLRSNGQAFTGLISAEPFQLDTTEALVVVVRDITQLKETQQRLQTSEEKFAKAFHASPDGLLLSRQSDGLLIEVNEGFSRITGFNSVMSLDQSTLDLGIWVDLNERKDMLERLQRDGFVRDFVCHIRRSDGEIRLCEVSSRPLPIGDDDCMLTIARDITERQLMQEKLQQAATVFESTAEGVLITDTRQNISAVNRAFSEITGYSEAEALGQTPRLLASGLHDSAFYAAMWHQLTANGHWQGEISNRRKSGELYPSWLTISAVRNREESITHFVAVFADISSLKHAQARLDYQAHHDPLTGLPNRTLFESRLQAALNNQQETGSQGAVLFLDLDRFKHINDSLGHPIGDLLLKDIAVRLKDQLRDVDTVARLGGDEFIILLPGLQQASDAEHLANKLLACFTPPFQAGEHEFFISASIGTSLYPRDGNDVATLVKNADAAMYRSKAKGRNRVESYTQDLTAQANERVALEHELRRAIERDELSLYYQPKLSLDTQQLIGAEALIRWRHPTFGEVPPEHFIALAEENGMILQIGDWVLEQACRQMHDWREIFDDFGPLSVNLAGAQLRHPNLLARIEQLLRDNRLEPGCLQLEITENFIMSQAEEALEVLHQLKHLGVQLAIDDFGTGYSSLSYLKRLPLDFLKIDQSFVRGLPDDPHDAAIVRAIIALGHSMQFTIIAEGVETPAQQAFLAAEGCEQMQGYIVSLPLPPDLFAATFLRMSVSDFSDGTAKKPSL from the coding sequence GAAGATGGTCGCTACCAGGGCCTGGCCGCTGATTATGTGCGGCTGATGCAGGATCGCCTTGGCGTCAGGATCAAACTGATCGAGCCGGTGAACTGGAGTGCCGTGCTGGAACAGGCCCGCAACAACCAGCTCGACCTGCTGCCGGGCATCATGTCCACACCGGAACGCCAGGGTTTCCTGTCGTTTACCCGGCCTTATCTCGACTTCCCCATCGTCATCCTCGCCCACGAAGGCGGCCCGCAACCACGCAGCCTCAAAGACCTGTACGGGTTGAAGGTGGCCGTGGTGGAAAACTACGCGCCCCATGAACTGCTGCGCACTCACCACCCGGACCTCAACCTGGTGGCCATGCCCAATGTCAGCGCCACGTTGCAGGCCCTGGCCACCGACAAGGTCGACGCCGTAGTGGGCGATCTGGCGTCCAGCGTGTGGAGCCTGCGCCAACTCAAGCTGGAAGGCCTGTACATCAGCGGCGAAACGCCTTACCGCTATCAATTGGCCATGGGCGTACCCAAGGACGACAAGATGCTGGTGGGCATCCTCGATAAAGTCCTGGCCGACATCAGCCCGTCTGAGACCGAGGCCATCCAGCAGCGCTGGGTCGGCAACGTCATCGACCACCGCACGCTCTGGACGGATGTGCTGCTCTACGGGTTGCCTGCCGTGCTGTTGCTGAGCATCGTGCTGGCCGTGGTTATTCGGATCAATCGTCGGCTCAGCTCGGAAATTTCCCGCCGGGTCGCCCTCGAACAGGAACTGCGCAGCAGCGAATACCACTATCGCGGCCTGGTGGAGAGCCTTTCCGCGATCGCCTGGGAAGCCAGCATCAGCGATTTCACCTACAGCTACGTGTCGCCCCACGCCGAGGAACTGCTGGGTTACCCCCGTGCCCACTGGCTGATCCCGGGCTTCTGGCGCAACATCATCCACCCCGCGGACCTGACCCGCACCGAATCCTATTGCTACGCCGAAACCCGGGCCAACCGCGACCACAGTGTCGACTACCGGGTGATCACCGCCGATGGACGCTGCCTGTGGGTGCGGGACATCGTCAGCCTGATCGAACACGGCCACGAGCCCGTGCTGCGCGGCCTGATGATCGACATCAGCGAGGCCAAGCGCACCGAGGAAGCGTTGCAGCTTTCGGAACAGAAATTCGCCTCTGTGTTCCAGCAATGCCCGGACATCCTGGTCATCGCCCGGCTGTCGGACGGCTGCCTGATGGAGGTCAATAAGGCATTCGAAGACCAGATCGGCCTGAGCGCCGAAGCAGTCGTAGGAAAAACCGCCACTGAACTGAATATCTGGGGCATCCAGGGCGTAGGCCCCGGCCTGCTGCAACGGGTACAGACCACCAGCATCCGCAACCTGGAAATGCCCTTCCTACGCAGCAACGGCCAGGCCTTCACCGGACTGATCTCCGCCGAACCCTTTCAACTGGATACCACCGAAGCCCTGGTCGTGGTGGTGCGTGACATCACCCAGCTGAAAGAAACCCAGCAGCGACTGCAGACCTCCGAAGAGAAATTCGCCAAGGCCTTTCATGCCTCTCCCGACGGCCTGCTGCTGTCCCGCCAAAGCGACGGTTTGCTGATTGAGGTCAACGAAGGATTCAGTCGAATTACCGGCTTCAACAGCGTGATGTCGCTGGACCAGTCAACCCTGGACCTCGGGATCTGGGTCGACCTGAACGAACGCAAAGACATGCTGGAGCGGCTGCAACGGGATGGATTTGTCCGCGACTTTGTCTGCCACATCCGCCGCAGCGACGGCGAAATTCGCCTGTGTGAAGTCTCCAGCCGCCCGCTGCCCATCGGCGACGACGACTGCATGCTGACCATCGCCCGGGACATCACCGAACGCCAACTGATGCAGGAAAAACTGCAACAGGCCGCCACCGTGTTCGAGAGCACGGCCGAAGGCGTACTGATCACCGACACCCGGCAAAATATCAGCGCCGTGAACCGCGCCTTCAGCGAGATCACCGGCTACAGCGAAGCCGAAGCCCTTGGCCAAACCCCGCGCCTGCTTGCCTCGGGCCTGCACGACAGCGCCTTCTACGCCGCCATGTGGCACCAACTGACGGCCAACGGCCACTGGCAAGGCGAGATCTCCAACCGGCGCAAGAGCGGCGAGCTGTACCCCAGCTGGCTGACCATCAGCGCCGTGCGCAACCGCGAGGAGTCGATCACCCACTTCGTCGCCGTGTTTGCCGACATCTCCAGCCTCAAGCACGCCCAGGCGCGCCTCGATTACCAGGCCCACCACGACCCGCTGACGGGCCTGCCCAACCGCACCCTGTTTGAAAGCCGCCTGCAAGCCGCCCTCAACAACCAACAGGAAACCGGCAGCCAGGGCGCCGTGCTGTTCCTCGACCTCGACCGCTTCAAACACATCAACGACAGCCTCGGCCACCCGATTGGCGACCTGCTGCTCAAGGACATCGCCGTTCGCCTCAAGGACCAACTGCGAGACGTCGACACCGTCGCGCGCCTGGGTGGCGACGAATTCATCATCCTGCTGCCCGGCCTGCAACAAGCCAGCGACGCCGAACACCTGGCCAATAAGCTGCTGGCCTGCTTCACCCCACCGTTCCAGGCGGGCGAGCATGAGTTCTTCATCAGCGCCAGCATCGGCACCAGCCTGTACCCACGGGACGGCAACGACGTCGCCACCCTGGTCAAAAACGCTGACGCCGCCATGTACCGCTCCAAGGCCAAAGGCCGCAACCGCGTCGAAAGCTACACCCAGGACCTCACTGCGCAAGCCAACGAGCGCGTGGCCCTGGAACACGAACTGCGCCGAGCGATCGAGCGCGACGAATTGTCTCTCTATTACCAGCCGAAACTCAGCCTCGACACCCAACAACTGATCGGCGCCGAAGCCCTGATTCGCTGGCGCCACCCCACCTTCGGCGAAGTGCCGCCCGAGCACTTCATTGCCCTGGCCGAAGAGAACGGCATGATCCTGCAGATTGGCGACTGGGTACTGGAGCAGGCCTGCCGACAGATGCACGACTGGCGAGAAATTTTTGATGACTTCGGCCCGCTGTCCGTCAACCTCGCCGGCGCGCAACTGCGCCACCCCAACCTGCTGGCGCGCATCGAGCAACTGCTGCGGGACAACCGCCTGGAGCCTGGCTGCCTGCAACTGGAGATCACCGAAAACTTCATCATGAGCCAGGCCGAAGAGGCGCTGGAGGTGCTGCACCAGCTCAAGCATCTGGGCGTGCAACTGGCCATTGATGACTTCGGCACCGGCTATTCGTCCCTAAGCTACCTGAAACGCCTGCCGCTGGACTTCCTGAAGATCGACCAATCCTTCGTCCGTGGCCTGCCCGATGACCCACACGATGCGGCGATCGTGCGCGCCATTATTGCCCTGGGGCACAGCATGCAATTCACCATCATTGCCGAAGGTGTGGAAACGCCGGCCCAACAAGCGTTTCTGGCGGCTGAAGGTTGTGAGCAGATGCAAGGCTATATCGTCAGCCTGCCGCTGCCGCCGGACCTTTTCGCCGCTACGTTCCTTCGTATGAGCGTTTCGGACTTTTCGGATGGCACAGCGAAGAAACCATCGCTATAA
- a CDS encoding site-specific integrase produces MATLVKTPSGTWKALIRKTGWPTVAKTFRTKRDAEDWSRRTEDEMVRGVYIQRSGSERMTLETALKRYLSDITPTKKPSTQRGEITKAKKLIEHLGKYSLVALSAEIIAGYRDKRLNEPGRDGNISNNTVRLELALLSHLYTVAIQEWGLGLTFNPVLNIRKPSPGDGRDRRLSPDEERHLLAAVNRHSNPMLGWIVRIALETGMRSSEISSLRRPQVDLAKRVIRLSDTKNDASRTVPLSKRATEAFQAAMSNPVRPIDCNLVFFGEPGKDGKRRPYTFTKIWGQLKKKLDLPDFRFHDLRHEAVSRLVEGGLSDQEVSAISGHKSMQMLKRYTHLRAEDLVGRLDKINRDAKTPQLTDK; encoded by the coding sequence ATGGCAACACTCGTCAAAACTCCTTCCGGCACCTGGAAGGCCCTGATTCGCAAAACTGGCTGGCCAACCGTGGCTAAAACCTTCCGTACCAAGCGTGATGCGGAGGACTGGTCTCGACGTACCGAAGACGAAATGGTAAGAGGTGTGTACATCCAGCGCAGCGGCTCCGAACGCATGACGCTTGAGACTGCACTCAAGCGCTACCTGAGCGACATCACCCCCACCAAGAAGCCCAGCACCCAGCGCGGTGAAATCACCAAAGCCAAGAAGCTAATCGAGCACCTGGGCAAATACTCTCTTGTCGCCCTCTCCGCTGAAATCATCGCCGGCTACCGCGACAAGCGACTGAACGAGCCCGGCCGCGATGGAAATATCAGCAACAACACTGTGCGTCTTGAGCTGGCTCTGTTGAGCCACCTGTACACCGTCGCTATTCAGGAATGGGGATTGGGACTGACGTTCAATCCAGTGCTGAACATTCGCAAGCCAAGCCCGGGAGACGGTCGTGACCGACGACTATCGCCGGACGAAGAACGCCATTTGCTCGCGGCCGTGAATCGACACAGCAACCCGATGCTGGGTTGGATTGTGCGTATCGCCCTGGAAACGGGTATGCGCTCGTCTGAGATTTCATCCCTGCGGCGACCTCAGGTGGATTTGGCAAAGCGCGTCATACGCCTCTCAGACACAAAGAACGACGCTTCCCGAACCGTTCCCTTGAGCAAGCGAGCCACAGAAGCATTCCAAGCTGCGATGAGTAACCCGGTGCGTCCAATCGACTGCAACCTGGTGTTTTTTGGTGAACCAGGAAAGGACGGGAAACGTAGGCCGTACACATTCACCAAAATCTGGGGACAGCTTAAGAAAAAGCTCGATCTACCCGACTTCAGGTTTCACGACCTCCGCCATGAAGCGGTGAGTCGGCTTGTCGAGGGAGGGCTATCCGACCAAGAAGTTTCAGCCATCAGCGGCCACAAGTCGATGCAGATGCTCAAGCGATACACCCACCTTCGGGCGGAGGATCTGGTAGGGCGGTTAGACAAGATAAACCGCGACGCAAAGACTCCGCAACTTACGGACAAATAA
- a CDS encoding DUF262 domain-containing protein — protein sequence MTSSARSFRDLVQDAHDGKLKLPAFQRKWRWRADKVIKLFDSIRQGYPIGALLFLKGENALLAPRIFEGACNGAPVNGADFLVLDGQQRLTAGIHLFHATGQRQYYLRIDKLLELTLSKKLDLSDRSAVQEFVHDLDETDSYLVARPNIPDPRSLLVKKHLLCTAILADSTELNIAIADYLKAYPERSDLAYRLIQPHFSLTKTDTVPVIEIDAATQIEAISRIFTTLNTTGQMLTPFELVVSILYPQNIDLSQDIVDLRELGKYYPNMDKTGETLLQTIAMLAGKEPKKANLPKTIQAHIYLAHKETAYNALEALGKLLTENLGAALDMVSVDMVPYDAIFAPMALALKEIDSCQLKGTARIAAEKKLARWYVGAALSQRYQEGVHNKQVRDLSEFLEWLVDDEKIPSWLDEVTIPRLLRHSPNGAIGKLIRGLINLSTPKDPASGREIGFCSGAYSTEKHHIFPVKYLPNIPGWQKGDKGDVILNLMFLEGDTNKRWINGNPADHIAEAEKHQGEKIVADYYRIQFIEETAFGVLKKPAKTMQDFEEFLLLREKTMQTHISSKFKFLIGGTEELEDDSEDD from the coding sequence ATGACCTCTAGTGCCCGTTCGTTTCGCGACCTTGTTCAAGATGCTCATGACGGGAAGTTAAAACTCCCTGCTTTCCAACGGAAATGGCGCTGGAGAGCTGATAAGGTCATTAAACTTTTTGACTCGATACGCCAAGGATATCCGATAGGAGCGCTGCTTTTTTTGAAAGGCGAGAATGCACTTCTCGCACCAAGAATTTTTGAGGGGGCCTGCAACGGTGCTCCAGTTAACGGTGCGGACTTCCTTGTCTTAGACGGCCAGCAGCGGCTTACAGCAGGTATACATCTATTTCACGCAACGGGCCAAAGACAATATTATCTTCGTATTGATAAGCTGTTGGAATTGACGTTATCAAAAAAGCTCGATCTTTCTGATCGTAGTGCTGTCCAAGAATTTGTGCATGATCTAGATGAGACCGATAGTTATCTAGTTGCTCGTCCGAATATTCCTGATCCGCGATCATTGCTAGTAAAAAAACATTTGCTGTGTACTGCCATATTGGCAGATTCTACTGAATTAAATATCGCTATTGCTGATTATCTAAAAGCCTATCCGGAGCGTAGCGACTTAGCCTACAGACTAATACAACCCCATTTCAGCCTCACTAAAACAGATACTGTTCCAGTTATTGAGATTGATGCAGCAACGCAAATTGAGGCAATCAGTCGAATTTTTACGACTTTAAACACAACGGGTCAGATGCTTACGCCTTTTGAGTTGGTTGTTTCGATTTTATATCCGCAAAATATTGACTTGTCACAAGATATAGTTGATCTGCGTGAGTTGGGTAAATACTATCCCAATATGGATAAGACTGGGGAAACCCTTTTGCAAACAATAGCCATGCTGGCTGGCAAGGAACCCAAAAAGGCCAATCTCCCTAAGACTATTCAAGCCCATATCTACCTTGCCCATAAAGAGACTGCTTATAATGCTCTTGAAGCGTTGGGTAAGCTTCTTACTGAAAATCTTGGTGCTGCGCTGGATATGGTAAGTGTGGATATGGTGCCTTACGACGCAATTTTTGCGCCGATGGCGCTAGCGCTAAAGGAAATAGATAGCTGTCAATTGAAAGGAACAGCTCGAATAGCTGCCGAGAAAAAGCTTGCGAGATGGTATGTAGGGGCAGCGCTATCGCAGCGTTACCAAGAGGGCGTGCACAATAAGCAAGTTCGTGATCTCAGCGAGTTTCTGGAGTGGCTCGTCGACGATGAAAAAATTCCATCTTGGCTTGATGAGGTCACCATCCCCCGCCTTCTTCGGCATTCGCCAAACGGTGCTATTGGAAAGCTAATTCGAGGGCTTATTAATTTGTCGACGCCCAAGGATCCTGCTTCGGGTCGAGAAATTGGTTTTTGTTCCGGGGCTTATTCGACAGAGAAGCATCACATTTTTCCTGTTAAGTATTTACCGAATATTCCTGGTTGGCAAAAAGGGGACAAGGGGGATGTCATACTAAACTTGATGTTTTTGGAGGGTGATACGAATAAGCGTTGGATTAACGGTAATCCTGCTGATCATATTGCTGAGGCCGAAAAGCATCAAGGCGAGAAGATAGTGGCGGACTATTATAGGATTCAGTTCATCGAAGAGACCGCCTTTGGGGTCCTCAAAAAGCCAGCCAAAACAATGCAGGATTTTGAAGAGTTTCTATTGCTTCGAGAGAAAACCATGCAGACACATATTTCCTCAAAATTTAAATTTTTGATCGGTGGGACAGAGGAGCTCGAAGACGATAGTGAGGACGATTAA
- a CDS encoding plasmid-related protein, with amino-acid sequence MNTEAYLVGKFGALMQLSDLAELLGRSTDGLRVSLYSDTDLSRKIKPTMIRIGRRIYFRTQQVNVVLQLEAPKNETHVQ; translated from the coding sequence ATGAACACTGAAGCGTATTTAGTTGGAAAATTTGGCGCACTAATGCAACTGTCTGATTTGGCCGAGTTACTTGGACGCTCGACAGACGGGCTAAGAGTTTCACTCTACTCGGACACCGACCTATCGAGAAAAATTAAACCCACCATGATACGGATCGGCCGCCGCATCTACTTTCGCACGCAGCAAGTCAATGTGGTACTACAGCTTGAAGCACCAAAAAACGAAACACACGTTCAATAA
- a CDS encoding EexN family lipoprotein, which yields MKSIPALLLITTSILAGCERQESVQTVDWYKANTSERLKVLERCKASPGELSISANCINASSAANATTLELRGYKHREPINFSSQGK from the coding sequence ATGAAAAGTATTCCTGCTCTCCTACTCATCACAACGTCAATTCTCGCTGGCTGCGAACGACAAGAATCTGTTCAAACCGTCGATTGGTACAAGGCAAATACATCTGAGCGTTTGAAGGTGCTGGAGAGGTGCAAGGCTAGCCCTGGAGAGCTTTCGATCTCTGCGAACTGTATCAACGCGTCATCGGCCGCGAATGCAACAACGTTGGAGCTGCGTGGTTACAAACACCGCGAACCAATCAATTTTTCTTCTCAGGGAAAATAG
- a CDS encoding type IV secretion system protein: protein MTTTTGIFEWMAGSMDQTLQTFISVTSSQVIDDFSLTVTLCGTLYLTIMGFMMITGTIEQPASHFLKTCGKFLLISGLAMNADTYMSWVVEALHGLETGVASAFSATGDSTASRSVFQVVDKAMSDGWAIGADILTKMGLRAGYDVGMIFFDLLTAIIVYAATLIIAVPAGAMIIVAKGMLSIMLGIGPIFIMMLLFGQFTSKWFDSWFAQVITYILQIALVVTVLSFGIKFFSSLTSDILATPGDYPISTFLELLVVTVVVLYMLQQANAVAGSLAGGISSAGLTLRGIASGAASPITKGLNRQSTRRATCSRGKWSLLDA from the coding sequence ATGACGACCACGACGGGAATATTCGAATGGATGGCGGGGAGCATGGACCAAACCCTCCAGACCTTCATAAGCGTCACGTCCAGCCAAGTCATCGATGACTTTTCACTAACGGTAACGCTTTGTGGAACGCTCTATTTGACCATAATGGGCTTCATGATGATCACCGGCACAATCGAGCAACCCGCATCCCATTTCCTCAAGACCTGCGGAAAGTTTCTGCTTATCAGCGGGCTGGCAATGAACGCAGACACGTATATGTCGTGGGTAGTGGAGGCACTACACGGCCTGGAAACAGGGGTTGCTTCTGCCTTTTCAGCTACTGGCGACTCAACGGCCTCAAGGTCTGTATTTCAGGTAGTGGACAAGGCCATGTCCGACGGCTGGGCAATAGGCGCCGATATTCTAACGAAGATGGGACTTCGTGCTGGGTACGACGTCGGAATGATATTTTTTGATTTGCTGACAGCCATAATCGTATACGCGGCAACACTTATTATCGCGGTTCCAGCAGGGGCAATGATCATTGTCGCAAAGGGAATGCTGTCGATCATGCTCGGCATCGGGCCAATTTTTATCATGATGCTGTTGTTTGGGCAGTTCACTTCCAAATGGTTCGATAGCTGGTTCGCCCAGGTCATCACCTACATCCTGCAAATCGCGCTGGTTGTCACGGTACTCAGCTTCGGGATCAAGTTTTTCTCATCGCTAACGAGCGACATACTGGCGACACCAGGCGACTACCCGATATCCACATTTCTGGAGCTTCTGGTGGTAACGGTCGTTGTGCTGTACATGCTGCAACAAGCCAATGCCGTCGCCGGCAGTCTCGCAGGGGGAATATCAAGCGCAGGGCTCACCCTTCGCGGAATCGCAAGCGGTGCCGCCTCACCGATCACCAAGGGGCTTAACCGACAGTCCACGCGCCGCGCGACATGCAGTCGGGGCAAATGGTCACTGCTGGACGCTTGA
- a CDS encoding antitoxin VbhA family protein, protein MTSENHKTTQQQDNVAPSAGIDQFKEHQISESEQSKRKETVDFANASVNLSGFEVTEGMKRLGERYISGEIDLDEFVSISQQENASSRPK, encoded by the coding sequence ATGACTTCAGAAAATCATAAAACCACTCAACAGCAAGACAACGTTGCCCCCTCAGCCGGGATTGACCAGTTCAAGGAACACCAGATATCGGAGTCCGAACAGAGCAAACGAAAGGAAACCGTGGACTTTGCCAACGCCTCAGTAAACCTGTCTGGATTTGAAGTCACTGAGGGTATGAAACGCCTCGGCGAACGCTACATCAGCGGCGAAATTGATCTGGACGAGTTTGTGTCGATCTCGCAGCAAGAGAACGCTTCTTCCCGACCGAAGTGA
- a CDS encoding plasmid mobilization relaxosome protein MobC — MNIHLGADLKARWADYCLALGKSPGAAIKAAIEQQLAQSAANPAPKTYQQVAETTTSDPKQRFEILLTASEKAAINERAQIERCSMRRWIVDAIRIGLTHEPQFGMDEIDALGESNYQLLALGRNLNQIARSLNDGKYEPVTVEMITALSGLIQKHTEVVSKAIRASLERWDIE, encoded by the coding sequence TTGAACATTCACCTGGGCGCAGACCTAAAAGCCCGCTGGGCGGATTACTGCCTTGCTTTGGGTAAATCTCCTGGAGCAGCAATCAAAGCTGCGATTGAGCAACAACTGGCGCAATCAGCAGCGAACCCGGCCCCAAAGACTTACCAGCAAGTCGCAGAGACGACGACAAGCGATCCCAAGCAACGCTTTGAAATCCTACTGACTGCTTCGGAAAAAGCAGCTATCAACGAGCGAGCTCAGATAGAGCGGTGTTCCATGCGGCGTTGGATCGTCGACGCCATCCGCATCGGCTTGACCCACGAGCCACAGTTCGGCATGGATGAAATCGACGCATTAGGTGAATCGAACTATCAGCTTTTGGCTCTAGGACGAAATCTCAACCAGATCGCCCGCAGCCTGAATGATGGTAAGTATGAACCGGTCACTGTCGAGATGATTACAGCATTAAGCGGGTTGATTCAGAAACACACTGAAGTGGTTAGTAAGGCCATTCGCGCTAGCCTTGAGCGTTGGGACATCGAATGA
- a CDS encoding RES family NAD+ phosphorylase, which translates to MLTGIYVRDSQGIGLIELLKSDWGMFSHERMDIAHAKELLSDVLDDGELVRQRYRPSETAVSDNALQRWDDLRQELIHKNRYFPETEINLSRLKRLFDYLLLPAAEVATNWFRARIQTGASTYTPIEMKSPPKHLASHGRANPAGIPYLYLASTPITAVSEIRPHTGEDACVASVRIPDGLKVIDLRHPKRSVSPFMLSDESEISMLRSDVEFLEKLGEELTRPVLPRSAAFDYVPSQYLCEYVKVCGFDGVMYRSSVGDGVNLALFDPDVAEIGATVTQRVGRVTVNFAE; encoded by the coding sequence TTGTTGACAGGGATCTATGTCAGAGATTCCCAGGGAATTGGACTTATCGAGTTGCTGAAAAGTGACTGGGGAATGTTCAGTCATGAGAGAATGGATATAGCCCATGCTAAAGAGCTTCTTAGCGATGTTCTCGATGATGGTGAATTGGTAAGGCAACGATACAGACCATCTGAGACTGCCGTTTCAGATAACGCACTACAGAGATGGGATGATTTACGTCAGGAACTCATACATAAAAACAGGTATTTTCCTGAAACTGAAATAAATCTTTCCCGCCTCAAAAGGCTTTTTGATTATTTGTTGCTTCCTGCCGCGGAGGTGGCTACAAACTGGTTCCGTGCGCGGATACAAACCGGTGCTTCGACATACACTCCTATAGAAATGAAATCGCCTCCAAAACACCTCGCCTCACATGGTAGAGCCAATCCAGCAGGTATTCCATATCTATACTTGGCGTCCACACCTATAACAGCTGTTTCTGAAATTCGCCCTCATACGGGAGAGGATGCGTGCGTTGCCAGTGTACGTATTCCTGACGGATTAAAAGTTATTGATCTCAGACATCCTAAAAGAAGTGTTTCCCCTTTTATGCTTTCTGATGAGAGCGAAATATCTATGCTTAGAAGTGATGTAGAGTTTCTTGAGAAGCTAGGAGAAGAACTTACTCGGCCCGTTTTGCCAAGATCTGCTGCGTTCGATTACGTACCCAGCCAATATCTATGCGAGTATGTGAAAGTTTGTGGGTTTGATGGTGTTATGTATCGGAGTTCGGTAGGGGATGGCGTTAATTTAGCATTATTTGACCCCGACGTAGCAGAAATAGGAGCGACTGTAACTCAGCGGGTCGGACGAGTAACAGTAAATTTTGCTGAATAA
- a CDS encoding sce7725 family protein produces the protein MYYPYFRGKQYDLITIRECADIMSERGFVPIIEPVKEAVNGLIRAIDAVSDAGGDISLIVNPRYGDLSADPSRLIELLDSNYEHAANVYAGVLLTDETDVHQIENILESVGQRKKLFIHAGFTDARGLLNLLPRDDDSAHVFLDGYNGRLYQRNFTDFEKIVVKNGFEKRANRLHPAVEFFSDLHVTFEDDGAEGFGDFLIVGDEYSEGGGPAYAVAIHLTFIDDEQDDGMYIHHFKSDRFETPTDPAGKFAEALRKLVDEALRPDTKIFRTRAVDEFIELHERGHFPGLGYVKKLSMQHHIEVMADYFHGRE, from the coding sequence ATGTACTACCCTTATTTTCGCGGTAAGCAGTATGATCTAATTACTATTCGCGAGTGTGCGGATATTATGTCTGAGCGGGGATTTGTCCCAATTATCGAACCAGTCAAAGAAGCAGTAAACGGTTTGATACGGGCAATTGATGCTGTGAGCGATGCTGGCGGTGATATTTCGCTTATAGTAAATCCTCGCTATGGAGATCTTTCCGCCGACCCGTCTAGATTGATCGAGCTTCTGGATAGTAATTATGAGCACGCTGCGAATGTGTATGCAGGAGTATTGCTCACTGATGAGACTGATGTTCATCAGATTGAAAATATCTTAGAGTCTGTAGGTCAGCGCAAAAAACTATTCATCCATGCTGGTTTTACCGATGCTCGAGGGCTGTTAAATCTTCTACCTCGGGACGATGATTCTGCTCATGTTTTTTTAGATGGTTACAATGGACGTCTATATCAGAGAAATTTTACCGATTTTGAAAAGATTGTCGTTAAGAATGGATTTGAGAAACGTGCGAATAGGCTTCACCCCGCTGTAGAATTTTTCTCGGACTTGCACGTTACCTTCGAAGATGATGGGGCTGAAGGTTTTGGAGATTTTCTAATAGTTGGAGACGAGTACTCTGAAGGTGGAGGGCCTGCTTACGCAGTTGCCATTCATTTAACATTCATCGACGATGAACAGGATGATGGAATGTATATCCATCACTTTAAGTCTGATCGCTTCGAAACGCCGACTGACCCAGCAGGTAAGTTTGCTGAGGCTTTGCGTAAGTTAGTTGATGAAGCCCTGAGACCCGACACGAAAATTTTCCGAACTCGCGCGGTTGATGAGTTTATTGAGTTGCATGAGCGCGGCCACTTTCCCGGATTGGGGTATGTTAAAAAGCTCTCTATGCAGCATCACATTGAAGTGATGGCCGATTATTTTCATGGACGGGAATGA